From the Corythoichthys intestinalis isolate RoL2023-P3 chromosome 13, ASM3026506v1, whole genome shotgun sequence genome, one window contains:
- the LOC130929276 gene encoding endophilin-A1-like, producing MSVAGLKKQFHKATQKVSEKVGGAEGTKLDDDFKEMEKKVDVTGRAVLDIMTKTTEYLQPNPASRAKLSMINTMSKIRGQEKGPGYPQAESVLGDAMLKFGRELGDDSCFGLALIDAGEAMKELGEVKDALDMEVKQNFIDPLQNLHDKDLKEIQHHLKKMEGRRLDFDYKKKRQGKVQDDEIKQALEKFDESKEIAEQSMFNLLESDIEQVSQLAALVQAQLEYHSRTAQILQQLSSKMDDRIKEVSSKPRKEYVPKPRMTLELLPPSESHNGGLHSAKSPGRSPAPLDQPCCRALYDFEPENEGELGFKEGDVITLTNQIDDNWYEGMIHGHSGFFPINYVDILVPLPH from the exons ATGTCGGTCGCGGGCTTGAAGAAACAGTTCCACAAAGCCACGCAG AAAGTCAGCGAGAAAGTGGGCGGCGCCGAAGGGACCAAGCTGGACGATGACTTCAAAGAAATGGAGAAG AAAGTCGACGTGACGGGTCGAGCGGTTCTGGACATTATGACCAAAACTACTGAGTACCTGCAGCCCAATCCGGCCTCCAGAGCTAAGCTCAGCATGATCAACACTATGTCCAAAATTCGCGGCCAGGAGAAGGGACCGGGATACCCGCAGGCCGAGTCGGTCCTTGGGGATGCCATGTTGAAGTTCGGACGGGAACTCGGGGATGACTCCTGCTTCG GCCTAGCATTGATAGACGCGGGCGAGGCAATGAAGGAGCTGGGCGAGGTAAAGGACGCTCTGGACATGGAGGTGAAACAGAACTTTATTGATCCTCTTCAGAACCTCCACGACAAAGACCTAAAGGAGATCCAG CACCACCTGAAAAAGATGGAAGGTCgacgtctggactttgactacaAGAAGAAGCGTCAGGGAAAGGTGCAGGACGACGAGATCAAACAAGCGCTGGAGAAGTTCGACGAGAGCAAGGAGATCGCCGAGCAGAGCATGTTCAATCTTCTGGAGAGCGAC ATAGAACAGGTGAGTCAGCTGGCGGCGCTGGTCCAGGCCCAGCTAGAGTACCACAGTCGCACCGCTCAGATCCTCCAGCAGCTCTCCAGCAAGATGGACGACAG GATAAAGGAAGTGTCCAGCAAGCCCAGGAAGGAGTATGTTCCAAAACCACGTATGACCTTGGAGCTGCTCCCACCTAGTGAGAGCCACAACGGTGGCCTCCACTCTGCAAAATCCCCCGGAAGATCACCAG CGCCACTGGACCAGCCGTGCTGCCGGGCGCTTTACGATTTTGAGCCGGAGAACGAAGGCGAACTGGGCTTCAAGGAGGGCGACGTGATCACGCTGACCAATCAGATTGACGACAACTGGTACGAAGGGATGATCCACGGCCACTCGGGCTTTTTCCCCATCAACTACGTCGACATCCTGGTGCCACTCCCGCATTAA
- the pde5ab gene encoding cGMP-specific 3',5'-cyclic phosphodiesterase produces MEDDMMEAWLDDHLDFTHSYFVRKASRDMVNAWFAERVHTIKSSAEPTTLCISDNRSPAAIAVPNQPPAAPTRKISASEFDRPLRPIVVTDPEGAVSFLSDAERDAPPRGSGMPDVDGGKASSGNGGNRGDRCARLLELVKDVSSHLDVTALCHKIFLHINELIDADRYSLFLVGEDSSNTKFLVSRLFDVAEGSTLEESSSSSIRLQWNKGIVGHVAATGQPLNINNVYEDPRFNAEVDMITGYKTHSILCLPIKNHRDEVVGVAQAINKKNSDNGAFTQQDEKDFAAYLAFSGIVLHNAQLYETSQLETRRNQVLLELASLIFEEQQSLEVLLSKFVGTILSFMQAQACTVFIAESDSTENPFASVFHMENEGQGEVLHSYKRESPCVNQINYMYAQYVKNTMQPLNITDVTKDQRFPLMCDKQNLTKETKSLLCTPIKNGKKDKVIGCCQLVNKMDDLGVTKTFNRNDEQFLEAFAIFCGLAIQNTQMYETVARAMAKQQVTLEVLSYHASASAEESQGLQAATIPSAQSLRLLDFGFSDFDLSDTETTLGTVRMFVDLDLVHNFQMKYTSLCQWILSVKKNYRRNVAYHNWRHAFNTAQSMFALLKSGRLQNHLRDLEVLALMIATLCHDLDHRGVNNFYIQRSAHPLAQLYCHSTMEHHHFDQCLMILNSPGNQILSGLSLDEYKCTLQMIERAILSTDLALHMKRREEFFELTHNRQFIWEMDQHRDLLRSMLMTACDISAITKPWPVQKKIAELVATEFFEQGDKERRELNIEPSDLMNREKRDKIPSMQVSFIDAICTRLYETLVGMSDCCSPLLEGCRTNRQHWKCLAENSEKGLLNSLV; encoded by the exons ATGGAGGACGACATGATGGAAGCGTGGCTGGACGACCACCTCGACTTCACGCACTCTTACTTTGTCAGGAAAGCGTCCAG GGACATGGTGAATGCATGGTTTGCCGAACGCGTCCACACCATCAAGTCCTCCGCCGAACCCACCACCCTTTGCATCTCGGACAATCGCTCCCCTGCAGCCATTGCGGTCCCTAATCAGCCGCCGGCCGCCCCAACTCGCAAAATCTCCGCCTCGGAATTCGACCGCCCGCTCCGGCCCATCGTGGTGACAGACCCGGAGGGTGCGGTAAGCTTCCTGAGCGACGCCGAACGCGACGCACCCCCGCGGGGTTCCGGGATGCCCGACGTGGATGGCGGGAAGGCATCGAGCGGAAACGGCGGTAACCGGGGCGATCGTTGCGCTCGACTGCTGGAGCTGGTGAAGGACGTTTCCAGTCATCTGGATGTGACAGCACTCTGCCACAAGATTTTCCTCCACATCAACGAGCTCATTGACGCTGACCGATATTCACTATTTCTG GTGGGCGAGGACAGCTCCAACACCAAGTTTCTGGTCAGCCGCTTGTTTGACGTGGCCGAGGGCTCCACGCTGGAGGAATCGTCCAGCAGCAGCATCCGTCTTCAGTGGAACAAGGGCATCGTGGGACACGTGGCCGCCACGGGACAACCGCTCAACATCAACAACGTTTACGAG GATCCTCGATTCAACGCGGAGGTGGATATGATCACAGGGTACAAAACGCACAGTATTCTGTGCCTGCCCATCAAGAACCACCGAGATGAG GTTGTTGGAGTGGCGCAAGCtatcaataagaaaaatagcgacAACGGAGCCTTCACTCAACAGGATGAAAAG GACTTTGCGGCTTACTTGGCCTTTTCAGGCATCGTTCTGCACAATGCCCAGCTCTATGAAACGTCACAGCTAGAAACCCGACGTAATCAG GTGCTGTTGGAACTTGCCAGTCTCATCTTTGAGGAGCAGCAAAGTCTGGAGGTTTTACTGAGCAAGTTCGTCGGAACCATCTTGTCCTTCATGCAGGCCCAGGCTTGCACAGTCTTCATTGCAGAGAGTGATTCCACTGAG AACCCCTTCGCCAGTGTCTTTCATATGGAAAACGAGGGGCAAGGTGAAGTCCTTCATTCATATAAAAG GGAATCTCCGTGTGTCAACCAGATCAACTACATGTATGCTCAATATGTTAAAAACACCATGCAGCCTCTCAACATCACAGATGTCACCAAAGATCAACGTTTCCCCTTGATG TGCGATAAGCAAAATCTCACCAAAGAGACAAAGAGCCTACTCTGCACCCCTATCAAGAACGGCAAGAAGGACAAAGTCATAG GTTGCTGCCAGTTGGTCAACAAGATGGACGACCTCGGCGTCACAAAGACCTTCAACAGGAACGACGAGCAGTTCTTGGAGGCCTTTGCCATTTTTTGCGGCCTCGCCATTCAGAACACGCAAATGTACGAGACGGTGGCGAGAGCCATGGCCAAGCAGCAGGTGACCCTGGAG GTCCTTTCATATCACGCTTCCGCGTCTGCCGAAGAATCCCAGGGGCTCCAG GCGGCCACCATCCCGTCGGCTCAGTCGCTTCGACTCCTGGACTTCGGCTTCAGCGACTTCGACTTGTCGGACACCGAAACCACGTTGGGTACCGTGCGCATGTTTGTGGACTTGGACCTGGTGCACAACTTTCAGATGAAGTACACG AGTTTATGCCAGTGGATTCTGAGCGTCAAGAAGAACTACAGGAGGAACGTGGCCTATCACAACTGGAGACATGCTTTCAATACTGCCCAGAGCATGTTTGCGCTGCTAAAATCAGGGCGGTTACAG AATCATTTAAGGGATTTAGAGGTTTTGGCTCTGATGATCGCTACTCTCTGCCATGACCTGGATCACAGAGGAGTCAACAACTTCTACATACAGAG GAGCGCGCACCCGCTAGCGCAGCTTTACTGCCACTCCACAATGGAGCACCACCATTTTGACCAGTGCCTCATGATCCTCAACAGTCCG GGCAACCAGATCCTGAGTGGCCTCTCCTTGGATGAGTACAAATGCACTCTACAGATGATTGAGAGGGCTATTTTATCCACCGACCTGGCCCTGCACATGAA AAGGCGCGAAGAGTTCTTTGAGCTCACTCACAATAGACAGTTCATTTGGGAGATGGATCAACATCGAGACTTACTTAG GTCAATGCTGATGACTGCTTGTGATATATCGGCAATTACCAAGCCCTGGCCGGTGCAAAAGAAG ATTGCAGAGCTGGTGGCGACAGAGTTCTTCGAGCAAGGCGACAAAGAGAGACGAGAACTGAACATTGAGCCCAGC GACCTGATGAATCGGGAGAAGCGAGATAAGATTCCCAGCATGCAGGTGTCCTTCATTGATGCCATCTGCACACGATTATACGAG ACTTTGGTAGGAATGTCTGACTGTTGTTCCCCTTTGCTGGAGGGATGCCGGACCAACCGTCAGCATTGGAAGTGCTTGGCTGAAAACTCAGAGAAAGGCTTGCTCAACAGTCTGGTGTGA
- the mad2l1 gene encoding mitotic spindle assembly checkpoint protein MAD2A: MTSTLKGITLKGSAELVADFFSFGINSILYQRGIYPPEKFTRVSQYDMSLQVTSDPDLKKYLDSVVSQLKEWLLNCTVQKLVLVVTCLETDEVLERWQFDIECDKSVTECSAPREKPIQAIQGEIRSVLRQITASVTFLPLLETPCGFNLLIYTDKDLAIPEKWEESSPYHIREPEEVRLRSFTTTIHKVCSLVTYKKTGPF; this comes from the exons ATGACTAGCACATTGAAAGGCATTACTCTTAAAGGAAGCGCGGAGCTTGTGGCTGACTTCTTTT CTTTTGGCATCAACAGCATCTTGTACCAGCGTGGGATCTATCCTCCGGAGAAATTCACCAGAGTCAGTCAGTATGACATGAGCCTGCAGGTCACCTCGGATCCTGACCTCAAGAAGTATCTTGACAGTGTGGTGTCACAGCTTAAAG AGTGGCTACTCAACTGTACAGTGCAGAAGCTGGTCTTGGTGGTCACGTGTCTGGAAACGGACGAGGTCTTGGAGCGCTGGCAGTTTGACATCGAGTGCGACAAGTCGGTCACTGAGTGCAG TGCCCCCAGAGAGAAGCCCATTCAAGCCATCCAGGGCGAAATCCGCTCCGTCCTCCGACAGATCACCGCCTCTGTGACCTTCCTGCCCTTGTTGGAGACGCCGT GTGGCTTTAACCTCCTGATCTACACCGACAAAGACCTGGCCATTCCCGAAAAATGGGAGGAGTCCAGCCCGTATCACATCCGCGAACCAGAAGAGGTTCGCCTACGTTCCTTCACCACCACCATCCACAAAGTCTGCAGTCTGGTGACTTACAAGAAGACGGGCCCGTTTTAA